From a single Solanum dulcamara chromosome 4, daSolDulc1.2, whole genome shotgun sequence genomic region:
- the LOC129884456 gene encoding auxin-responsive protein SAUR21-like yields MAIRMPRIIKKSSTDKDVPKGHFAVYVGEEQKKRFVIPISFLSQPLFQDLLSQAEKEFGFDHPMGGLTIPCREDVFINLTSRLRN; encoded by the coding sequence ATGGCTATCCGTATGCCTCGTATAATCAAGAAGTCTTCTACAGATAAAGATGTTCCGAAAGGCCACTTTGCTGTGTATGTTGGGGAGGAACAGAAGAAGAGATTTGTGATCCCTATATCATTCTTGAGCCAACCTTTATTTCAAGACTTGCTTAGTCAAGCAGAGAAAGAATTTGGTTTCGATCATCCAATGGGTGGTCTCACAATACCTTGCAGAGAGGATGTCTTCATTAACCTTACTTCTCGTTTGAGGAACTGA
- the LOC129884457 gene encoding auxin-induced protein 15A-like, whose amino-acid sequence MGKGLVGISHAKEKLRRTISPRNGSISSTTNDVPKGHFAVYVGETYRRFVVPISYLNHPLFQDLLHWAEEEFGYNHPMGGITIPCSEDYFISLISLLKSS is encoded by the coding sequence ATGGGAAAAGGTTTGGTTGGAATATCTCATGCTAAAGAGAAGCTTAGAAGAACGATTTCACCAAGAAATGGAAGCATTTCATCTACTACAAATGATGTACCAAAGGGGCATTTTGCAGTTTATGTTGGTGAAACATATAGGAGATTTGTTGTTCCAATTTCTTACTTGAATCACCCTTTATTTCAAGATTTGTTGCATTGGGCTGAAGAAGAATTTGGGTACAATCATCCTATGGGAGGTATTACAATTCCATGTAGTGAAGATTACTTCATTAGTCTCATTTCTTTACTAAAGTCATCATAG